One part of the Bacteroidia bacterium genome encodes these proteins:
- the tuf gene encoding elongation factor Tu has translation MAKETFQRTKPHVNIGTIGHVDHGKTTLTAAITTVLAKAGNVEVKSFDEIDNAPEEKERGITINTSHVEYETVNRHYAHVDCPGHADYVKNMVTGAAQMDGAILVVAATDGPMPQTREHILLARQVGVPQLVVFMNKVDLVDDEELLELVELEIRDLLSAYDFAGDDIPVIQGSALGGLDGQPEWEAKILELMENVDSFIPTPKRDTEKDFLMPVEDVFSITGRGTVATGRIETGVINSGDPVDIIGLDAEKLSSTVTGVEMFRKILDRGEAGDNVGLLLRGIEKTSIKRGMVIIKPGSVTPHSKFKAEVYVLSKDEGGRHTPFFTNYRPQFYFRTTDVTGVVSLGDGVDMVMPGDNTTVTVELIYPVAMTKGLRFAIREGGRTIGAGQVTEILE, from the coding sequence ATGGCAAAGGAAACATTCCAACGTACCAAGCCGCACGTGAACATTGGCACAATCGGGCACGTGGATCACGGCAAAACCACGCTCACCGCTGCTATTACCACCGTGCTTGCAAAAGCCGGTAATGTTGAGGTGAAAAGCTTTGACGAGATTGACAACGCTCCTGAAGAAAAAGAGCGTGGTATTACTATTAATACCTCTCACGTAGAGTATGAGACTGTAAATCGTCACTATGCGCACGTTGACTGTCCTGGTCACGCCGACTATGTGAAAAACATGGTAACTGGTGCTGCTCAGATGGACGGTGCGATATTGGTTGTTGCCGCGACGGATGGTCCTATGCCTCAAACTCGTGAGCACATCCTGCTTGCTCGTCAGGTTGGTGTACCTCAGCTGGTTGTATTCATGAACAAAGTTGACCTCGTTGACGACGAAGAGTTGTTGGAGCTGGTTGAACTTGAGATTCGTGATCTCTTGAGCGCTTACGATTTCGCAGGTGATGATATTCCTGTAATTCAGGGTTCTGCTTTGGGTGGTCTTGACGGACAGCCTGAGTGGGAAGCTAAAATCCTTGAGTTGATGGAAAATGTTGATAGCTTTATCCCAACTCCTAAAAGGGATACTGAAAAAGACTTCCTGATGCCTGTAGAGGACGTGTTCTCTATCACAGGTCGTGGTACTGTTGCAACGGGTCGTATCGAAACCGGTGTAATCAACAGTGGTGATCCTGTAGACATCATTGGTCTTGATGCAGAGAAGCTTTCTTCTACTGTTACTGGTGTGGAGATGTTCCGTAAGATCCTCGACAGAGGAGAAGCTGGTGATAACGTAGGATTGTTGCTTCGTGGTATTGAGAAAACTTCCATCAAGCGTGGAATGGTTATCATTAAGCCTGGTTCTGTAACTCCTCATAGCAAGTTCAAAGCTGAGGTTTACGTACTGAGCAAAGACGAAGGTGGTCGCCACACTCCATTCTTTACCAACTACCGTCCTCAGTTCTACTTCCGTACAACTGACGTAACTGGAGTAGTTTCTCTTGGTGATGGAGTTGATATGGTAATGCCTGGTGATAACACTACAGTAACTGTAGAGCTTATCTACCCAGTTGCAATGACTAAAGGTCTTCGTTTCGCGATTCGTGAAGGTGGTCGTACCATCGGTGCGGGTCAGGTTACTGAGATCCTCGAATAA
- the rplL gene encoding 50S ribosomal protein L7/L12, which translates to MADLKAFAEQLVNLTVKEVNELADILKEEYGIEPAAAAVAVAGPAGGGEGGEEGGGQTEFDVMLISPGGAKLNVVKAVKAITGLGLKEAKGVVDSAPTAVKEKVSKEEAESVKAQLEEAGAEVELK; encoded by the coding sequence ATGGCAGATTTGAAAGCATTCGCAGAGCAGCTGGTTAACCTGACGGTAAAAGAAGTTAACGAACTAGCTGACATATTAAAAGAAGAATACGGCATTGAGCCTGCAGCTGCTGCAGTTGCAGTAGCTGGACCCGCAGGAGGTGGAGAAGGTGGAGAAGAAGGCGGTGGCCAAACTGAGTTTGATGTAATGCTCATCAGCCCAGGTGGCGCTAAGCTCAACGTTGTAAAAGCAGTTAAAGCTATTACAGGTCTAGGCCTGAAAGAAGCTAAAGGAGTAGTTGATTCAGCTCCTACTGCTGTTAAGGAGAAAGTTTCTAAAGAAGAAGCTGAATCCGTTAAAGCTCAATTAGAAGAAGCTGGTGCTGAGGTAGAGCTGAAGTAA
- the rplA gene encoding 50S ribosomal protein L1 has translation MMALTKNHKKALEAVDAEKYYNLEEAADLVKKVAYAKFDESVELHCRLGVDPRQANQMVRGVATLPHGTGKEVTVLVLTTPDKEAEATEAGADFVGLDEYIQKIQGGWTDVDVIICSPDVMAKVGRLGRVLGPRGLMPNPKSGTVTPNVGNAVKEVKAGKIDFKVDKTGIIHVSVGKVSFTPEQIYQNTLEMLQTLERLKPSGIKGIYFKSISMASTMGPGVKIDKSSVPGI, from the coding sequence ATCATGGCGCTTACAAAAAATCATAAAAAAGCACTCGAGGCTGTAGATGCTGAAAAGTATTACAACCTTGAAGAAGCTGCCGATCTCGTGAAGAAGGTAGCTTATGCTAAATTTGACGAGTCCGTCGAGCTGCACTGTCGTTTAGGGGTTGACCCCAGACAGGCAAATCAGATGGTTCGGGGCGTCGCGACCCTGCCACATGGAACCGGTAAGGAAGTAACTGTATTGGTACTGACTACCCCTGACAAAGAGGCTGAGGCCACTGAAGCAGGAGCTGACTTTGTAGGTTTGGATGAATACATCCAAAAAATTCAAGGAGGCTGGACAGATGTGGATGTAATCATTTGTTCTCCGGACGTTATGGCCAAAGTTGGTAGACTCGGACGTGTATTGGGACCTAGAGGATTGATGCCTAACCCCAAAAGCGGTACCGTAACACCAAATGTTGGCAATGCAGTGAAAGAAGTGAAAGCTGGTAAAATTGACTTCAAAGTTGATAAGACCGGAATTATTCACGTGTCAGTAGGTAAAGTTTCCTTTACTCCTGAGCAGATATATCAAAATACGCTGGAAATGCTCCAGACTCTTGAGCGTCTGAAACCATCAGGAATCAAAGGGATTTACTTCAAATCCATTAGCATGGCTTCTACGATGGGGCCAGGTGTGAAAATTGATAAGTCTAGTGTGCCCGGAATTTAA
- the rpoB gene encoding DNA-directed RNA polymerase subunit beta, with amino-acid sequence MSSTKQPKRISFSQINKVIDYPDFLEVQLRSFQEFLQVDTPPDKRREEGLFKVFKENFPITDARENFVLEFLDYYIDPPRYSLSECKARGLTHSVALKAKLFLYCTDPENEDFEPVTQEVYLGNIPYMTGKGTFIINGAERVVVSQLHRSPGVFFGQSFHANGTKLYSARIIPFKGSWVEFSTDVNNVMYAYIDRKKKFPVTTLMRAIGYSSDKDILEIFGLAEEVKINKASVKKSIGRKLAARILRTWTEDFVDEDTGEVVSITRNEVLFERDHVIAKEDYEDILDSGVASMILVASDASAAEYSIIYNTLQKDNSNSMSEAVDLIYRQLRNAEPPDEETARGVIDKLFFSDKRYDLGEVGRYRLNKKLHGVFEEDSQVLTKQDIIKIVEFLVELQNSKMNVDDIDHLSNRRIRTVGEQLYSQFSVGLARMARTIRERMNIRDNEIFTPADLINARTLSSVINSFFGTNQLSQFLDQTNPLSELTHKRRVSALGPGGLSRERAGFEVRDVHYTHYGRLCPIETPEGPNIGLISSLCTYAKINDMGFIETPYRKVEEGVVSPNATYLSAEEEDQIIIAQSNAPITEDGKFMNPKVKARKMGDFPVVEPNDVAYMDVAPNQIVSVAASLIPFLENDDANRALMGSNMQRQAVPLLKPEAPIVGTGIEEKVALDSRSMMKAEGKGVIEYVDGSKIVINYDRSAIDDLVSFNSNVVTYMLPKFSRTNQNTCINLRPVVKVGDKVEAGDVVADGYATEDGELALGKNLLVAFMPWQGYNFEDAIVISERVVAEDVYTSLHIEEFELQVRDTKRGEEELTREIPNVSEDAIKHLDENGLIRVGAEVNPGDILIGKITPKGESDPTPEEKLLRAIFGDKAGDVKDASLRVPPSIAGVVIDKKLFSKEKKESKAKARDKKLLQGLEERYNNELMELNNTMVSKLLGLLGDHKSKGVKNKFNEEVIPSGKKFTEKGLSSLIFLDIVPTGWTGDDDLNKNIEHLFRNHKRRYDLIEGSFRREEYQIRVGDELPSGILKLAKVYVAKKRKLKVGDKMAGRHGNKGVVSRIVPVEDMPFLPDGTPVDIVLNPLGVPSRMNLGQVYETILGWAGKKLGVKFATPIFDGASVEDVNKYIKKAKLPDYGVAQLINGQTGEDFSEKTTVGIIYMLKLIHLVDDKMHSRSIGPYSLITQQPLGGKAQFGGQRFGEMEVWALEAFGAAHILREMLTVKSDDVIGRAKVYESIVKGDVLPYPGIPESFNVLIHELRGLALEVTLD; translated from the coding sequence TTGAGTAGCACAAAGCAGCCGAAACGGATTTCCTTCTCCCAGATAAACAAGGTGATCGACTATCCGGATTTTCTTGAAGTACAACTCCGTTCATTTCAAGAATTTTTGCAAGTTGATACCCCACCAGACAAAAGAAGAGAAGAAGGACTGTTCAAGGTATTTAAAGAAAATTTCCCGATTACCGATGCGCGGGAAAACTTTGTTCTTGAGTTTTTGGACTATTACATTGATCCTCCCAGATATTCTTTATCAGAATGTAAGGCGAGAGGTCTTACTCATTCCGTAGCACTCAAAGCAAAGCTCTTTCTCTACTGTACAGACCCTGAGAATGAAGACTTTGAACCGGTTACCCAGGAAGTTTACTTAGGTAATATTCCTTATATGACCGGAAAAGGTACCTTCATTATCAATGGGGCTGAAAGAGTAGTAGTAAGTCAGCTGCATCGTTCCCCCGGTGTGTTCTTTGGCCAGTCATTCCATGCAAATGGTACAAAGTTGTACTCTGCCCGTATCATTCCTTTCAAAGGATCATGGGTAGAATTCTCAACTGATGTAAATAATGTCATGTACGCATACATCGACCGTAAGAAGAAATTCCCGGTCACAACTCTGATGCGTGCAATCGGATATAGCTCCGATAAAGACATCCTTGAGATTTTCGGCCTCGCAGAAGAGGTGAAGATCAATAAGGCGAGTGTAAAGAAAAGTATCGGAAGAAAGTTAGCCGCCAGGATCTTGAGAACCTGGACGGAAGACTTTGTTGATGAAGATACAGGTGAAGTAGTATCTATTACCAGAAATGAAGTACTCTTCGAAAGGGATCATGTGATCGCTAAAGAAGATTATGAAGACATTCTTGATTCTGGGGTAGCTTCTATGATCCTGGTTGCAAGTGATGCTAGTGCCGCTGAGTACTCCATCATTTACAACACCCTCCAAAAAGATAATTCTAACTCCATGTCTGAGGCAGTTGACCTCATCTATCGCCAGCTGAGAAATGCTGAGCCGCCAGATGAAGAAACGGCTCGTGGAGTAATTGATAAATTGTTCTTTAGCGATAAGCGTTATGACCTCGGAGAAGTAGGTCGCTATCGTTTGAACAAAAAATTGCACGGAGTATTTGAAGAAGACAGTCAGGTACTGACCAAGCAGGACATCATCAAAATTGTTGAATTCCTGGTTGAGCTTCAAAACAGTAAAATGAATGTGGACGACATTGACCACTTGAGCAATCGTCGTATCCGTACTGTTGGGGAGCAATTGTACTCTCAGTTTAGTGTAGGTCTCGCTCGTATGGCGCGTACCATTCGTGAAAGAATGAACATTCGCGACAATGAGATCTTTACTCCGGCAGACCTGATCAATGCAAGGACACTTTCCAGTGTTATTAACTCCTTCTTTGGAACCAACCAGTTGAGCCAGTTTCTGGATCAAACGAACCCACTCTCTGAGCTTACTCACAAAAGAAGAGTATCAGCTTTGGGACCAGGGGGACTTTCTCGTGAAAGAGCCGGTTTCGAAGTAAGGGACGTTCACTATACTCACTACGGGCGTCTTTGTCCGATTGAGACTCCGGAAGGTCCAAACATTGGATTGATCTCTTCTCTTTGTACCTATGCCAAAATCAACGATATGGGATTCATAGAAACCCCATATAGAAAAGTTGAAGAAGGGGTAGTTTCGCCTAATGCGACTTACCTGAGTGCAGAAGAAGAAGACCAAATCATTATCGCACAGTCAAATGCGCCGATTACAGAGGATGGGAAATTCATGAATCCCAAAGTCAAAGCCCGTAAAATGGGTGACTTCCCGGTAGTTGAGCCTAATGACGTAGCATATATGGACGTTGCGCCCAACCAAATCGTGAGTGTGGCTGCATCTCTGATTCCATTTCTGGAAAATGATGATGCAAACCGTGCCTTGATGGGATCAAACATGCAACGTCAGGCAGTACCTCTCCTCAAACCGGAAGCACCTATTGTAGGTACAGGTATTGAGGAAAAAGTAGCCCTGGACTCTCGCTCCATGATGAAAGCAGAGGGCAAAGGGGTTATCGAGTATGTGGATGGAAGTAAAATTGTTATTAACTATGATCGCTCTGCTATTGACGATCTTGTTAGCTTCAATTCTAATGTAGTTACCTACATGCTTCCCAAATTCTCCAGAACCAACCAAAACACTTGTATCAACCTTCGTCCGGTTGTAAAAGTGGGAGATAAGGTTGAAGCTGGAGATGTGGTTGCAGATGGATACGCAACAGAAGATGGCGAATTGGCACTCGGTAAGAACCTCCTGGTGGCCTTCATGCCCTGGCAGGGATATAACTTTGAGGATGCCATCGTAATTTCTGAGCGTGTAGTTGCTGAGGATGTTTATACATCTCTACACATCGAGGAGTTTGAATTGCAGGTTAGAGATACCAAGCGAGGGGAAGAAGAACTTACCCGTGAGATTCCTAACGTAAGTGAAGATGCGATCAAACATTTGGATGAAAATGGATTGATCCGTGTTGGAGCTGAAGTAAATCCTGGCGACATCCTGATTGGTAAGATTACTCCTAAGGGAGAATCTGATCCTACTCCAGAAGAAAAACTGCTGCGTGCAATCTTTGGAGACAAAGCGGGAGACGTAAAAGATGCATCTCTCCGTGTACCTCCTTCTATTGCTGGGGTAGTTATTGATAAAAAACTTTTCTCTAAAGAAAAGAAAGAAAGCAAAGCGAAAGCTCGTGATAAGAAGCTCCTTCAAGGATTGGAAGAGCGCTACAATAACGAGCTCATGGAGTTGAATAACACCATGGTTTCCAAGCTTCTCGGACTCTTAGGAGATCATAAATCAAAAGGAGTTAAGAATAAGTTCAACGAAGAAGTTATTCCTAGTGGAAAGAAATTCACGGAAAAAGGACTTTCTTCTCTCATCTTCCTGGATATCGTCCCAACCGGATGGACAGGAGATGATGATCTTAACAAGAATATCGAGCACCTCTTCAGAAATCATAAGCGTCGTTATGACCTGATTGAAGGTAGCTTCAGAAGAGAAGAGTATCAGATCCGTGTTGGAGATGAGCTTCCTTCCGGTATTTTGAAACTCGCCAAGGTTTATGTTGCCAAAAAACGTAAACTGAAAGTAGGTGATAAAATGGCTGGGCGCCACGGAAACAAAGGGGTAGTATCTCGTATTGTTCCTGTGGAAGATATGCCATTCTTGCCAGATGGAACTCCAGTTGATATCGTACTCAACCCGCTTGGTGTACCTTCCCGTATGAACCTGGGACAGGTATATGAAACCATTTTGGGATGGGCCGGTAAAAAACTAGGCGTAAAATTTGCTACACCTATCTTTGATGGTGCGAGTGTCGAAGATGTTAACAAGTATATCAAAAAGGCAAAATTACCCGATTATGGGGTTGCTCAGCTGATCAATGGTCAGACTGGAGAGGACTTCAGTGAGAAAACTACCGTGGGTATTATCTACATGCTGAAACTGATTCACTTGGTTGACGATAAGATGCACTCCCGTTCCATCGGACCATACTCGCTCATTACGCAGCAGCCTCTGGGTGGTAAAGCTCAGTTTGGTGGTCAGCGTTTTGGTGAGATGGAAGTATGGGCCCTGGAGGCCTTTGGTGCAGCTCACATCTTGAGAGAGATGCTGACTGTCAAGTCGGATGATGTGATAGGTCGTGCGAAAGTGTACGAATCTATCGTGAAAGGTGATGTATTGCCTTACCCGGGTATCCCTGAATCATTCAACGTATTGATTCATGAGCTTCGTGGTCTGGCTCTAGAGGTAACATTAGACTAA
- the secE gene encoding preprotein translocase subunit SecE, with protein MERLREGFKEYLDELLYKVQWPSLDELQSSTVTVLITSLLIALAIFIMDLAFQNGMSIVYSFSN; from the coding sequence ATGGAAAGATTAAGGGAAGGGTTTAAAGAGTATTTAGATGAACTGCTGTATAAAGTGCAGTGGCCTTCTTTAGACGAATTGCAAAGTAGTACCGTTACTGTACTCATTACCTCTCTTCTGATTGCATTGGCGATCTTCATTATGGATTTGGCCTTTCAGAATGGTATGTCCATCGTTTATAGTTTTTCTAACTAA
- the nusG gene encoding transcription termination/antitermination protein NusG, which yields MAKEWYVLRAISGKEKKVKQYLESEIDRLELGEVIPQVLIPTEKVFEMRNGKKKLRERTFLPGYILLECDLSAEIISMMKEIPNVIGFLGGRKGGDPEPLRVEEVNKILGKVDEMNEKGEVPEEPFIKGEPVKVMAGPFNGFTGVIDEIYEDKKKLKVVVKIFGRNTPIELNYFQVEKEY from the coding sequence ATGGCAAAAGAGTGGTATGTACTGCGCGCAATAAGCGGTAAAGAAAAAAAGGTAAAGCAATACCTGGAAAGTGAAATTGATCGCCTGGAACTAGGCGAAGTCATTCCTCAGGTGCTTATCCCTACTGAAAAAGTTTTCGAGATGCGCAACGGAAAGAAGAAACTCCGTGAGCGCACTTTTTTGCCAGGGTATATCCTGTTGGAATGTGATCTCTCAGCAGAAATCATTTCAATGATGAAGGAAATACCCAATGTTATTGGCTTCCTTGGAGGCAGAAAAGGGGGAGATCCTGAACCCTTGAGGGTTGAAGAAGTGAACAAGATTCTGGGTAAGGTGGATGAGATGAATGAGAAAGGAGAAGTGCCCGAGGAACCATTCATCAAAGGTGAACCTGTGAAAGTAATGGCTGGTCCATTCAACGGATTTACAGGCGTCATTGATGAGATTTATGAAGATAAGAAGAAACTGAAAGTGGTTGTAAAGATCTTTGGTCGTAACACACCTATAGAGCTAAACTACTTCCAGGTAGAAAAAGAATATTAA
- the rplJ gene encoding 50S ribosomal protein L10: protein MTKEQKIQLVKDLTEKFQEYPNFYITEAGGLTVSETNQLRALCYEKGIPLQMVKNTLVKKALENLEGDYSEVFDVLKEPSSIFFAGVENPSVPAKLINEFRKKNEKPLLKAAVIDTSVFKGDDQLKALAELKSKDELIGEVIGLLQSPAKNVISALKSSGGTLAGLLKTLSEREE from the coding sequence ATGACGAAAGAACAGAAAATTCAATTAGTTAAAGACCTCACGGAGAAGTTTCAGGAGTATCCTAACTTCTACATCACTGAGGCAGGCGGGCTCACAGTATCAGAGACAAATCAACTTAGAGCCTTGTGCTATGAGAAGGGAATTCCCCTTCAGATGGTAAAGAATACCTTGGTAAAGAAAGCACTCGAAAATCTTGAAGGAGACTATTCTGAAGTCTTTGATGTACTGAAAGAACCTTCTTCTATCTTTTTCGCAGGTGTAGAGAATCCAAGCGTACCGGCAAAATTGATCAATGAGTTTAGAAAGAAAAATGAGAAGCCTCTTCTAAAAGCAGCAGTTATTGATACTTCTGTCTTCAAAGGAGATGATCAACTCAAAGCACTTGCTGAACTCAAGTCTAAGGACGAACTGATCGGAGAAGTTATCGGATTGCTACAAAGCCCAGCGAAAAATGTTATCTCTGCGCTTAAGTCTAGCGGCGGTACTCTTGCAGGACTCCTCAAGACCCTTTCCGAAAGGGAAGAGTAA
- the rplK gene encoding 50S ribosomal protein L11: protein MAKQIETYVKLQVRGGQASPAPPIGPALGSKGLNIMEFCKRFNAVSQDKMGQVLPVVITVYVDKSFDFVVKTPPAAVLLLEAAKLKKGSPEPNRNKVGKVSWDDCKRIAETKMQDLNAFTIESGMRMIAGTARSMGLTVQGTPPWEENQE from the coding sequence ATGGCTAAGCAGATAGAGACCTATGTGAAGCTGCAGGTAAGGGGTGGCCAAGCCAGCCCGGCTCCTCCCATTGGTCCAGCACTTGGTTCAAAAGGATTGAACATCATGGAGTTCTGTAAGCGTTTCAACGCTGTATCGCAGGACAAAATGGGTCAGGTCCTTCCAGTGGTGATCACTGTTTACGTAGATAAGTCATTTGATTTTGTAGTAAAAACACCTCCAGCGGCTGTATTGTTGTTGGAAGCTGCAAAACTCAAAAAAGGTTCACCTGAACCCAACCGTAACAAGGTGGGTAAGGTTAGCTGGGATGACTGTAAACGGATCGCAGAAACCAAAATGCAGGATTTGAATGCCTTTACTATTGAATCAGGCATGAGGATGATAGCAGGAACAGCAAGAAGCATGGGTCTAACCGTCCAGGGAACACCACCCTGGGAAGAAAATCAGGAATAA